Within bacterium, the genomic segment TGATATTGGACATTGGAAATTGGACATTTTTTTGACATTTGAACTTGGGATTTGGGATTTATTATAGAATGGATGAATTTTAAAACAGCCAAACATATAAAATACGATATACTGAATAGTTACCATTTTTTTTATATACTTTCTCCCGATGGTCAATCCAATTCAAATAGACTATTCCTTCCTTTTCACAAGGGGTAAATATAAAACGGTATTTTTTAGCTATTCTGGTTGATTTGTTACCCTGTAATTCACCAGAAAGCCAACCACCAACATACAATTATTAGCTAAAATTGTATTTGTATCCTCAAAACCCTTCCCTCTTCCCTTACCGAAAGGACTACCTTATTCATCCTTTCACACCATGCCCTTACACCCTTTTCAAAAGTAGGGCAATCTCCCAATACCTCTAAAATATCCCCCTTATTCATATCAGGAGACTTAACTGCAATCTTCATTACAGGGTGGGGACATCTAAGCCCCCTTGTATCCAATACCTCAACTGTCATAATTTAATTTTTTGAGTTTTGAATTTGTTTTAAGATTTCGGATTTTTTCTTTCATAGCCAATTATTATTTTTCAAGCTAAACACATACTTCTTTACAATGGATGTTCCAATGTTTGGGCTGCTCGGATTTACTTCTAATGCCCTTGTCTTGGGTATTATAATTAAATCCATATCTTCCATTGGTATTGCTCCAAGCAAAACTTGATCTCCCATAACCAATGCACCTGCAAAACCCACACGATTTTTGAAATGCAGCTCAATTGGACCAACATAAGAAACAAGTTTTTGCGTTCCATCAGCCAATGTTACCTCTCTCTTATCTATTTCTTCTAATTCCAATTGAATTTGAATATGCGAAGGAATGCACAAATGTAGAGCACCTGAATCTGCCAGGCAACTAACTTCTGCTGGTTGTAATTCCTGCCTTCTTGGATTCTTCAAAATTAGTTTTTCATTAACTAAACCCATACACCCTTTTTTCTAACCATTGGACTCTCTGACTCTTTAGGCTTTTACTTTGGTATTTTTGAGACAAGTGTCCAATAGATATCAAATTGCTCAATTACCTTTACAAATTGCTCAAAGTCCATTGGCTTTGTTACATAAGACACAGCCCCATTTGCATAGCTTTTTACAATATCTTCTTCCCTGTCTGACACTGTAAGCATAATAACAGGAATGCACTTTGTTTGTGGATTTTGCTTTAGCCTCTCAAGGGTGGTAAAGCCATCCATTATCGGCATATTTATATCAAGAAAGATAAGCCCTGGCTTTGGAGAGGTTTCTAAAGAAGAATATGCTCCTTTATGAAAGAGAAAATCTAATGCCTCCTCTCCATTATGAACAATGTATAATGGATTTGTAAGCTTAAGCCTCTTAAAAACCTTCTTGATTATTACAATATCGTCATCATTATCCTCTACCAAGAGGATATTTATTG encodes:
- a CDS encoding sulfurtransferase TusA family protein encodes the protein MTVEVLDTRGLRCPHPVMKIAVKSPDMNKGDILEVLGDCPTFEKGVRAWCERMNKVVLSVREEGRVLRIQIQF
- a CDS encoding clan AA aspartic protease, with the translated sequence MGLVNEKLILKNPRRQELQPAEVSCLADSGALHLCIPSHIQIQLELEEIDKREVTLADGTQKLVSYVGPIELHFKNRVGFAGALVMGDQVLLGAIPMEDMDLIIIPKTRALEVNPSSPNIGTSIVKKYVFSLKNNNWL
- a CDS encoding response regulator, with protein sequence MDTTPINILLVEDNDDDIVIIKKVFKRLKLTNPLYIVHNGEEALDFLFHKGAYSSLETSPKPGLIFLDINMPIMDGFTTLERLKQNPQTKCIPVIMLTVSDREEDIVKSYANGAVSYVTKPMDFEQFVKVIEQFDIYWTLVSKIPK